A region of Culicoides brevitarsis isolate CSIRO-B50_1 chromosome 1, AGI_CSIRO_Cbre_v1, whole genome shotgun sequence DNA encodes the following proteins:
- the LOC134837234 gene encoding skin secretory protein xP2-like: MKFLVVLCAVFAVAMCKPGQSHGGHGGGGGGGQVFQVSVQGGGGGGHSAPAAPAPAPQVIHVIQEQAPAPAPAPSHGGNGGGQVFHVKVQGGGSGGHSAPAPAPAPAPQVIHVIQEQAPAPAPAPSHGGNAGGQVFNVKIQPAPAPAPAAGGW; the protein is encoded by the coding sequence ATGAAATTCCTCGTTGTTTTGTGCGCTGTCTTCGCAGTAGCAATGTGCAAACCAGGTCAAAGCCATGGAGGACATGGCGGAGGCGGCGGCGGAGGACAAGTCTTCCAAGTTTCTGTTCAAGGCGGAGGCGGCGGCGGACATTCTGCTCCAGCTGCTCCTGCTCCCGCTCCTCAAGTAATTCATGTTATTCAAGAACAAGCTCCTGCTCCAGCTCCAGCGCCATCTCACGGAGGAAACGGAGGCGGTCAAGTTTTCCACGTTAAGGTTCAAGGCGGCGGAAGCGGAGGACATTCTGCTCCAGCTCCTGCTCCTGCTCCCGCTCCTCAAGTAATTCATGTTATCCAAGAACAAGCTCCTGCTCCAGCTCCAGCGCCATCTCACGGAGGAAATGCCGGAGGACAAGTTTTCAATGTTAAGATTCAACCTGCTCCTGCTCCAGCTCCAGCTGCTGGCGGATGGTAA
- the LOC134837408 gene encoding toll-like receptor Tollo: MTRKKYCESPSRVLAKLLLLITLNLNHVNCYRTSPLQSRTFVGSTSNGNAPSTTPLPKACIWNANNGNNGEHVENTEKSMLCRMKSLSKTDGVLANLSLSNLNNLHKLKLECSDTAMYESTLESTATPSGYFLAGFKQLRHLDIESCKLRYVPALVFAGLSSLTTLVLRTRNTDWNLNLELHHDSFRGLTEVRDLSLAENGIYEVPKEVFCPMYSLRALNLSRNHFNDVTQLLFSDWGKGPSAPGKACNTALEKLDLSNNDITILPDNSFTALRSLTILHLENNLLTEVADRSFVGLVALQLLNMSNNKIIALPPELFQSSRKIRQIFLQNNSIAVLAPGLLEGLDQLEVLDLSKNALNSEWINRDTFAGLIRLLDLNLSNNKIDRIDRHVFRGLYSLQQLDLGQNLIEKLSDNSFTDLKNLNSLILSNNRLKAVNQFDFSELYVLKLLWLDSNYITNIHERAFENLTHLHDLGLNDNKLEEIPSNMKSLRFLKSLDLGKNQISDINVDAFEGLEELLGLRLTDNLIGNISRDTFSDLPSLRVLNLASNKIRHIDQSAFISNPSITGIRLDNNLLEDISGVFTSLSTLVWLNVSDNKLAMFDYSHFPDSLQWLDIHLNEINELGNYFNIRTGVSIKMLDVSYNRITKLNAKSIPDNIENFFINNNLIDVIEPGTFVHKTNLTKVILSGNLIQNLEMSALTLPVVPEYRNIPEFYLANNLFHCDCKLEWLHRINDLSYLRQYPKVNDLDEIKCSVEHTRSNDQRLLVELSSQDFLCKYDQHCFALCHCCEFDACDCKMTCPKGCTCYHDPAWNGNIVDCGNAHLKEVPKKIPMDVTDLYLDGNSFESLPSHQFIGKKKLQRLYLNNSLIETLEPKVFNGLTNLVALHLEDNAISEVRQSDIGQLPNLVELYLGENGIKRIPEGLFSRMTNLQVLDLQGNGIQDFKPWEQLSILDGSLKKVNLKGNQLSCDCKNDAMKTWYEQWSKNAEELMCSNKKLLSTVVQSCDTNAIKNPGPVATPTVQRTLIPDINMFSDGYLPFLIAVIIGIVLTLLIITLVFAFRNEFRLWAYSKYGVRLRKDPLTALEKCEDNEKLYDAYVIYSADDTDSLQREFTSELEHMGYSLCLHYRDLHSQNYLADTLHSAADASRKIIIFLSINFLRMEWSHPEFHAALQSVLELIRPTRRQHKIILITTCPSNVILMDPILDVLARTCTVISWEDRRFWDKLRFAMPDITANSAAAMSGNKHHNNKNVIKAQNLRYGPTPTLQHGTWRPHHAPSNIQLAPHISPSNSNCPTEDELSSTASSQHYESPTHHRTPTYVYDTGRRSTNHVYSTIPEGQYPPTMPSAPYHTTNTRSQSRQSNRPCFV; encoded by the coding sequence atgactagaaaaaaatattgtgaatcGCCAAGTCGTGTGCTGGCGAAACTACTGTTGCTAATAACTCTCAACCTAAATCATGTCAACTGTTATCGCACAAGCCCATTACAATCACGCACCTTCGTTGGCAGCACAAGCAACGGCAATGCGCCATCCACAACACCCTTGCCAAAGGCATGTATCTGGAATGCGAACAACGGTAACAACGGCGAACATGTGGAAAACACGGAGAAAAGTATGTTGTGTCGAATGAAGTCATTATCGAAAACAGACGGCGTTCTTGCGAACCTAAGTTTAtcgaatttaaacaatttgcaCAAACTCAAGTTGGAATGTAGCGACACAGCGATGTACGAAAGCACATTAGAGTCTACCGCAACTCCAAGCGGATATTTTTTGGCAGGCTTCAAACAATTACGACATCTCGATATTGAGTCGTGTAAATTGCGATATGTGCCTGCGTTGGTATTTGCGGGACTCAGTTCGCTAACGACACTTGTACTTCGAACACGAAATACCGATTGGAATTTGAATCTCGAGTTGCATCACGATTCGTTTCGCGGACTTACAGAAGTGCGTGATTTGAGTCTCGCTGAAAATGGGATTTATGAAGTGCCAAAAGAAGTATTTTGCCCGATGTATTCGTTGCGTGCACTGAATCTCTCAAGAAATCATTTTAACGACGTAACGCAATTGCTTTTCTCTGATTGGGGCAAAGGACCTTCGGCGCCCGGCAAAGCATGCAATACAGCTTTGGAGAAACTCGATTTGAGCAATAACGACATTACAATATTGCCGGATAATAGTTTCACGGCGTTACGATCTCTGACAATTCTGCATTTGGAGAATAATTTGTTGACTGAAGTTGCGGATCGATCGTTTGTTGGTCTCGTCGCTTTGCAATTACTCAACatgtcaaataataaaattatcgcaTTACCTCCAGAATTGTTTCAATCATCACGCAAAAttcgtcaaatatttttacaaaataattcgaTTGCTGTGCTTGCACCTGGCTTACTCGAAGGTCTCGATCAACTGGAAGTACTTGACTTGAGTAAGAATGCGTTGAATAGCGAATGGATAAATCGTGATACGTTTGCCGGGCTTATCCGATTGCTCGATCTCAACTTGagcaacaataaaattgatcGGATCGACAGACACGTCTTCCGCGGGCTTTACAGCTTGCAACAACTTGATTTGGGACAAAATCTCATCGAAAAACTCAGCGACAATTCCTTCACGgatctcaaaaatttgaatagttTGATATTATCGAACAATCGTTTGAAGGCAGTTAACCAATTTGACTTCTCCGAATTGTATGTACTGAAATTATTGTGGCTCGACAGCAATTATATCACAAATATACACGAACGTGCATTCGAAAATCTCACACATTTGCACGATTTGGGCTTGAATGATAATAAACTCGAAGAGATTCCTTCTAACATGAAATCTCTGAGATTTTTAAAGTCACTCGATTtgggaaaaaatcaaatttctgaCATCAATGTGGATGCCTTCGAAGGTCTTGAAGAGTTGCTCGGATTAAGACTGACTGACAATTTAATTGGAAATATTTCACGTGATACTTTCAGTGACTTGCCTTCATTGCGTGTGCTGAATTTGGCTTCCAACAAAATTCGCCATATTGATCAAAGTGCATTTATATCGAATCCAAGTATCACAGGCATTCGTCTCGACAACAATTTACTCGAAGATATTTCGGGAGTATTTACATCGCTTTCAACGCTCGTTTGGCTTAACGTTTCTGATAATAAATTAGCCATGTTCGATTACTCGCATTTCCCCGACTCGCTGCAATGGCTCGACATTCATCTCAACGAAATTAACGAGCttggaaattatttcaacattCGTACGGGAGTCAGTATTAAAATGCTTGACGTCAGCTATAATCGCATTACGAAGCTCAATGCCAAGTCAATCCCCGATaatatcgaaaatttcttcattaacaACAACTTAATCGACGTCATCGAACCAGGCACTTTTGTtcacaaaacaaatttaacgaAAGTAATTTTGTCGGGAAATCtcattcaaaatttggaaatgtcAGCGTTAACATTACCCGTTGTTCCTGAATATCGCAACATTCCTGAATTCTATCTCGCCAACAATTTGTTCCATTGTGACTGTAAACTCGAGTGGCTTCATCGCATCAACGATTTGTCATATCTCCGTCAATATCCAAAAGTTAATGACTTGGATGAGATTAAATGTAGTGTCGAGCATACTCGTAGCAACGATCAACGACTTCTTGTCGAACTCAGTAGTCAAGATTTCTTGTGCAAATACGATCAACATTGCTTCGCGCTGTGCCATTGTTGTGAATTTGATGCTTGCGATTGTAAAATGACGTGCCCAAAAGGATGCACTTGTTATCACGATCCCGCATGGAATGGAAATATCGTCGATTGTGGCAATGCACATCTTAAAGAAGTGCCCAAAAAGATTCCCATGGATGTAACTGACTTGTATCTCGACGGTAATAGTTTCGAGAGCTTGCCAAGTCACCAATTTATCGGAAAGAAAAAGCTTCAACGACTTTATTTGAATAACAGTTTGATTGAAACGCTTGAGCCAAAAGTCTTCAATGGCTTAACGAATTTAGTTGCATTACATTTGGAGGACAATGCCATCAGCGAAGTGCGTCAAAGTGATATTGGTCAATTGCCCAATTTAGTCGAATTATATCTCGGGGAAAATGGCATCAAACGAATTCCTGAAGGGCTGTTTTCTCGCATGACTAACTTGCAAGTGTTGGATCTGCAAGGAAATGGCATTCAAGATTTCAAGCCATGGGAACAACTTTCAATTTTGGATGGCTCCctgaaaaaagtcaatttaaaagGTAATCAGCTGAGTTGTGATTGTAAAAATGACGCAATGAAAACATGGTACGAGCAATGGAGTAAAAATGCCGAAGAACTCATGTGctccaacaaaaaattgctatCTACAGTCGTTCAATCGTGCGACACAAATGCCATAAAAAATCCCGGGCCCGTTGCGACGCCCACTGTTCAACGTACTCTAATTCCCGACATAAATATGTTTTCGGATGGCTACCTGCCGTTCCTGATAGCTGTGATCATAGGTATagttttaacattattaataATCACTTTGGTGTTTGCGTTTCGCAATGAATTTCGGCTGTGGGCATACTCGAAATATGGCGTGCGTCTTCGCAAAGATCCTCTCACGGCACTCGAAAAGTGCGAAGACAACGAGAAGCTGTACGACGCTTACGTAATTTACAGTGCCGACGACACAGATTCTTTACAACGAGAATTCACGTCGGAATTGGAGCACATGGGATACTCCCTTTGCCTGCATTATCGCGACTTGCATTCGCAAAACTACCTTGCAGATACGCTACACAGCGCTGCCGATGCTTCGCGCAAAATTATCATCTTCTTGTCAATTAATTTCCTCCGCATGGAATGGAGTCATCCGGAATTTCATGCAGCATTGCAGTCAGTACTTGAATTAATTCGACCAACACGACGACAACACAAAATTATTCTCATCACGACGTGCCCGAGCAATGTGATATTAATGGATCCCATACTGGATGTCTTGGCACGCACTTGTACCGTCATCAGTTGGGAAGATCGTCGTTTTTGGGACAAACTACGATTCGCCATGCCCGATATCACGGCAAATAGTGCTGCTGCCATGTCGGGAAATAAACatcataacaacaaaaatgtgataaaagcACAAAATTTACGTTACGGTCCAACGCCGACTTTACAGCATGGTACATGGCGTCCTCATCATGCTCCTTCAAACATCCAATTAGCGCCTCACATTTCCCCGAGTAACAGTAATTGTCCCACGGAAGACGAACTTTCGTCAACTGCTTCGTCGCAGCATTATGAAAGCCCGACACATCATCGAACTCCTACTTACGTTTACGATACGGGACGTCGCTCGACGAATCATGTTTACTCTACCATTCCCGAGGGTCAATATCCGCCAACGATGCCATCAGCTCCCTACCATACCACAAATACCAGAAGTCAATCACGTCAAAGTAATCGCCCGTGTTTCGTCTAA